ACGGAAAAAGCGAGAGCCATTCGGCTGCTGCAGCAGGTGCGCGAGCAATGCTATGAAGAGGAGCTGTCCATCTCGCTTGGCAGCGTGGAAAGTCTCGGCGGAAATTATAAGGACAGTTATCTTCATGCCAAGGAGGCGCAGGAATACTATCTTGTTCTGGAGCAGCCCTCCTACGTGGATTATGTTGATGTTCAAGCCAAGAAGGGGGAAGCGGCGGAATCCTATTCCGTGCAGTGGCCCGAGTATGCCAAAGGCATCGCCGGTAGGGACAAGCAGGTGCTGTTTGATTTGATCGATAGTGATTTTGATCGGCTTCGCCATACGCAGGGGATGATCCCGACGACACTCAAGAGCATCGCGGTCGAGATGGTCATTCGCCTGAAACTGGAGCTGAACGATATCCAATACACGGCTGCCCCTGATTTTGTGAAAAATACGATTACGGACATTATGGATTCCGTATCGATCGACGATCTGATTACGGCTGTGAAGGATGGGGTAGGCGGGCTGGTTGATTCGCTCAACAATGATGTGAAGAGCCCTGTCATCCAGCAGATTCTGCATCATATCCAGCACCATTATAATGAGGATTTGTCGCTGAAGGTGTTGGGCGCTCAGTATCATATTCATCCCGTCTATCTGGGGCATCTGTTCCATAAAGAGACGGGAGAGAACTTTACGGAGTATATTAACCGGTACCGGATTGAAAGAGCGAAGGAGTTGCTCCGAAACTCTTCAACGAAAGTACAAGATATCGCAAAAAATGTAGGTTATTGGGAAACCGGTTATTTCTATAAACAGTTCAAAAAATTTGTCGGCGTATCGCCGAGGGATTTCCGAGGAATGCTCTGATTGATTTAATCAGAGTTTTTTTCTTTATTTTCACCATAATACCTTTAATTTTTCGCCTATGTGAAACTGCTTTCATGGGATAACCTTATAAGTGTAGAGACACAAGGATTCAAAAGGGAGGATAAACATGAGTAAATCGAAAAAGAAATGGCTCCTGCCCCTAACGCTTTTATTGTCCGCATCCATGCTGTTGTCGGCATGCGGGGGCAACAAAGAGAGTGCAGGAAACGGCGGGGGAACTGCCGAGAAACCGGTTGAGCTGATCTGGTACACCATCGGAACACCTCAAAAGGATGTTGACAAGGTTGAGGAAGAAATCAATAAATACACTGCTGAGAAGATTGGTGTAACCGTTGACATGAAAATGATCGACTTCGGTGATTACAACCAGAAGATGCAAGTAATGGCAGCTTCCGGCGAACCGATGGATATCTTGTTCACAAGCTCATGGGCGTTTGACTATGTGCAAAATGCACGTAAAGGCGCATTCATGGAAATGGACGAGCTGATTGAAAGTCATGGACAAGGCATTAAAGACGCGATTGACCCTGCGTTCCTGGAAGGTTCCAAGGTTGATGGTCACAACTATGCGATTCCGGCAAACAAAGAGCTTCCTGCTCAAGAAGCATGGCGCTTTAATAAAACATTGCTTGATAAGTACAACCTCGATATTTCGAACGTGAAATCGATGGAAAGCTTGGAGCCACTGCTGAAAACGATCAAGGAAAAAGAACCGAACGTCGTTCCTTTGGCACTTAGCAAAGACTTCGGTCCATTGCTTCCGTTTGACTACATCATCGAAAAAATGCCAATGGCCGTTTACCTGGATGACAAGGAAGATCTGAAAGTTGTGAACTTCCTCGAAATGCCAGAAACAATGGACATGCTTAAATTGATGAACAAGTACTACAAAGCGGGATACATTTCCCCAGAAGCAGCTACAACAACTTCGACGCAAGATCTGATGACTTCTGGCAACTGGTTCGCAGACCGTGCGGCAACGCAGCCATTCGCAGATAATCTGTGGAGCCAAAGCTACGGCTATCCGGTAGTGTCCACTCCGGCTGGCGATGCAACGATCTTCAACTGGTCGGTAATGGGTTCGATGCAAGCGATTTCCGCTAACTCGAAATACCCTGAGAAAGCCATGGAGTTCCTGAACCTGCTGAACACAGACGTATATCTTCGTAACCTGGTTGACTCCGGTATCGAAGGCGTACACTACAAAAAGCTTAGCGAGAACGTAATGGAAAACTTGCCAGAATCGAAAAACTACGACATGCCTACCTTCGCGCTTGGTAATGTCATGCTGACTTACTTGAATCCTGAGGATCCTGAGAACAAATGGGAAGAGTTCAAGAAGTTTAACGAGTCCGGCCAGGCTGCTCCGCTTCTCGGTTTCAACTTTGATCCAACCAAAGTATCCACAGAGCTCGCAGCAGTCAACAACGTAAAAGAAGAGTTCTGGGCGCCGCTGATGACAGGTACCGTAAATCCTGAAGAGTTCCTGCCAAAAGCGAATCAAAAGCTGAAAGCCGCTGGTCTGGACAAGATCATCGCTGAAGCACAAAGCCAAATTGATGCTTGGAAAGCAAGCAAGTAATAACAATGCATGAAGCGGTCTTTCTTGTCCCAAGGACAGCAGAAACCGCTGCAGTATGAACAAGGACGGGGCGGCGGATGTTCACCGCCCTTCTTTTGTTCATTCATGCACATCACGAGGAGGGGTAAGCGTGAGAGCGATCGGACAGTTTTTCAAAAATATTATGACGAATAAGGCCATGCTGTTCATGGTTTTGCCGGGGACCCTATGGTTTCTCTTATTCTCATATTTGCCCATGTTCGGGACCATTATTGCATTTAAGGAATACCGCTTTAGCCGGGACGGCTTCTGGGCAAGTATCGTTAATAGTGAATGGGTAGGATTCCAAAACTTTAAATTCCTATTCAGTACCAACGATGCTTACATCATTACGCGCAACACGGTACTTTATAATTTCGTGTTCATCATTTTGGGTCTCATTCTATCCGTAGTACTGGCTATCGTGTTGTCCGAAATTGTGAATAAGAAATTGGCTAAAGTCTATCAAACGGGTATGTTTCTGCCGTACTTCTTGTCTTGGGTTATTGTAGGTTATTTTGCATTCAGTTTCCTGAGCATGGATAAAGGGATGTTGAATCAAATCCTGGGATGGTTTGGCATGGAGCCGGTTCAATGGTATTCCGAAGCCAAGTATTGGCCGATATTCCTGACGTTAATCAGTTTGTGGAAATCCGTTGGTTATAACAGTGTCGTTTATCTGGCGGCGATTATGGGGATCGACAAATCCTTGTACGAAGCGGCGATGATTGACGGCGCGAACAAATGGCAGCAGATTAAAGCCATCACGCTTCCGATGCTGAAACCGCTGATGACCATTTTGACTCTTCTTGCGATCGGTAAAATCTTCTACGCTGACTTTGGTCTCTTCTATCAAGTGCCAAGGGATTCGGGAACCTTGTATTCCGTAACGAACGTTATCGATACCTATGTATATCGTGGTCTGAAGACAACAGGCGAGATCGGAATGAGTACTGCTGCGGGTCTGTACCAGTCGGTAGTCGGATTTATTCTCGTTATGGTATCGAACTATATCGTTCGTAAATATGACAAGGATAATGCATTGTTCTAATCGATCAATCTACCAAGAAGGGGGTATGTGACGTGTTCAAATCTAAAAGCAAGATGAAAGATTTCCATCAGCTTTCATCCGGGTGGAATGTCGTGTTCAACCTGATTGCCGGTATTTTCTCGTTCCTGTGTGTATTTCCGTTTTTGTTCGTCATGATCATTTCATTTACGGATGAAGGCGCCCTTGCCCGCAACGGATATCAAATCTGGCCGGAAAAATGGAGTCTGGAAGCCTATAAATATGTATTCCAAACGGGCGATACACTCCTTCGTTCCTATGGCGTTACGATCTTTGTAACGGTAGTGGGGACGTTGATCAGCTTGTTTATTATCTCGTTGTATGCTTATGCCATCTCTCGTAAAGGATTCAGATATCGGAACTTCTTCGCGTTCTTTGCGTTTTTCACGATGCTGTTTAACGGGGGTCTGGTACCGACTTATATCGTTGCAACACAATTGCTCGGTCTGAAAGATTCCATCTGGGCTTTGATCCTGCCATTGGCACTCAACGCCTTCTATATTATGATACTTCGTACGTTCTACAGCACCAGCGTTCCGGATGCTATCATTGAATCCGGTAAAATCGACGGTGCGAGCGAGTTTAAAATTTTCTACAAGCTGGTATTGCCGCTATCCTTGCCGGGTCTGGCAACCATCGGGTTGTTCAGCACCTTGGGTTATTGGAATGACTGGTTCAACGCATTGCTCTACATTGATGATCCGAACCTGGTTCCGCTGCAATCCATGCTCATGCGGATTGAGACCAGCATGCAGTTCATCTTGCAGAACTCTCAGAATTCATCCCTTAGCATGGCCGCTCTGCAGAGCATGCCGCAGGATACTTCGCGGATGGCGATGGTCGTTCTGGCAACCGGACCGATTATTCTGGCCTATCCGTTCTTCCAGCGCTATTTCATTCAAGGTCTGACCATCGGCGCGGTTAAAGAATAAATTCTTCATGTACCGGAGGGTATGAGATGACTTATAAAGATTCCAGTAAACCCATTGCGGAAAGAGTGGAACATCTTCTTGGCCTGATGAACCTGAAGGAAAAGGTTGGGCAGCTGATTCAGCCGTTCGGCTGGAAGACCTATGAAGTGAATAAAGGTCGGATTACATTAACGGATTCATTTAAAGAGCAAGTGAAAAATGGCGGCGTCGGATCCCTTTACGGGACCCTGCGCGCCGATCCATGGACCGGTGTAACACTTGAGACCGGTCTTTCTCCGCGTGAAGGAGCAGAAGCCGTCAATCACATCCAGCGGTACGCCATTGAGGAATCACGTCTGGGTATTCCGATTCTGATCGGGGAGGAATGCTCGCATGGGCACATGGCCATCGGCGGCACGGTTTTCCCGGTCCCGCTGTCCATTGGAAGCACATGGAACGTGGATTTGTACCGGGATATGTGCCGTGCCGTGGCGCTCGAAACGCGCAGCCAAGGCGGTGCTGTCACCTATTCCCCGGTCCTCGACGTCGTGCGCGATCCAAGATGGGGCCGTACCGAGGAATGCTTCGGCGAAGATCCATACCTGATCAGCGAATATGCGGTCGCATCGGTTGAAGGCCTTCAAGGCGATTCATTGGACAGCCCGAACAGTGTTGCTGCGACATTGAAGCATTTTGTGGGTTATGGGAGTTCCGAAGGCGGGAGAAATGCGGGTCCCGTGCATATGGGAACACGTGAATTGATGGAAGTGGATATGCTGCCTTTCAAGAAAGCCGTGGAGGCAGGAGCTGCATCCATTATGCCGGCCTATAATGAAATTGACGGTGTGCCTTGCACCGTTAATACCGAGCTCCTTGACGGCATTCTCCGCAAGGAGTGGGGTTTTGACGGCATGGTAATTACCGACTGCGGTGCCATCGATATGCTGGCCAGCGGCCATGATACTGCTGAAGACGGAATGGATGCCGCTGTTGAGGCGCTTCGTGCCGGTATCGATATGGAGATGTCAGGCGAGATGTTCGGCAAGCATCTCCTGAACGCGATCGAGTTAAACAAGCTTGAGATTGCCGTACTGGATGAGGCGGTTCGCCGAGTATTGACCTTGAAGTTCAAGCTCGGATTATTCGAGAAGCCTTACGTGGATCCGCAGGTAGCGGAGGAAGTTATCGGCAGCCAGCAGCATGTCGAACTTGCCAGACAGCTTGCGGCGGAAGGCATCGTCCTGCTCAAGAATGAAGGCCAGGCGCTGCCGTTATCCAACGAAAGCGGCGTGATTGCCGTCATTGGACCTAACGCCGATCAAGGATACAATCAGCTTGGAGATTATACGTCTCCGCAGCCGCCGGCAAGCGTGACCACCGTACTGGGTGGAATCCGCGCGAAACTGGAGGATGAAGCTGAACGTGTATTATATGCACCGGGCTGCCGCATTAAGGATGACTCCAGGGAAGGCTTTGAATTCGCTCTAGCTTGTGCGGATCAGGCCGATACCGTGGTCATGGTACTGGGTGGTTCCAGCGCACGCGACTTTGGCGAAGGCACGATCGATTTGCGAACAGGAGCATCGAAGGTCACGGACGACGCTTTAAGTGACATGGATTGCGGTGAAGGCATCGACCGGATGACGCTGCAGTTATCCGGCGTTCAATTGGAATTGGCTCAGGAGATTCATAAGCTTGGCAAGCGGATGATCGTTGTGTATATCAACGGTCGGCCCATTGCAGAGCCGTGGATCGACGAGCATGCGGATGCCATCTTGGAAGCATGGTATCCGGGCCAGGAGGGCGGCCATGCGGTAGCGGACATTTTGTTCGGCGATGTGAATCCGTCCGGCAAACTGACGATGTCGATACCGAAGCATGTCGGACAGCTTCCGGTTTACTATAACGGCAAGCGGTCGCGCGGTAAGCGTTACCTCGAAGAGGATTCCCAGCCGCGTTATCCGTTCGGATACGGGCTCAGCTATACCGAGTTCAGTTATTCGGATATTCAAATTACCCCAGAAGTGATTAGAACGGGCGAAACGGCTGTTGTCTCCGTGAATGTTACAAACAGTGGCGACAGGGAAGGATCCGAGGTTGTACAATTGTATGTGAGCGATGTGGCCAGCAAATATACGAGACCGGCCCGTGAGCTGAAGGGCTTCCGCAAAATCTCTCTGCAGCCTGGAGAGCGGAGCAAGGTGGAATTTACCATCGGTACGGAACAGCTTCAATATATCGGTCAAAATTACAAGCAAGTGGTTGAACCTGGCTTGTTCCGTATCATGGTTGGCAGACATGTGAACGATACGCTGAGTGCAGATCTGACTGTACAGGAGGGTTAAGGAATGGAACGCATTCGACGTTTTATACGCGAACTTTCGGAGCGGCAGTGGCTCGAGTCAGTAGAGCTTGGAGAGTGGAACATTACCCGAGCTACGTACATGGTTCCGGGCGTGTATGAAGATAAAGCCCCTTATACGGAAGGACAAGACTTCAACCGATTCCCGAGCACACAGGGGACAACCTATTTCTTTCGGAGGAACCTTGAATGGCCCACGCACTGGGTGGACGGAGCGATCGGACTTGTGTTCCACTCCGGGGGCGAGGGCTTACTGCGCATAAACGGAGTATCTTATCAGGGTTTGGATCGTAATCATACCTTCGTCAAGCTTGATCCGAAACGCACCGGCTTGAATATGGAGCTTGAGATCGAGTTATACGATCCGATTCCGGAGCCGGTGGACCCGCTGAATCAGCAGGCTGTCATTCAGCCTCCGATTACTAAGGTGCAAAGCTTGCTTGTCAAGGTGAACGTGTCCGTTCAGAGCCTGATGTACACCGCGACCGTGATTCGGGATTCACTTATCCTGTTGCCGGATAGCGATATGCGGCGCATCCGCTTAATGGAGGCGCTGTATCAGGCGATGGACCGCTTTGTCAGCCTGGATGACGCCGCCATCCGGGACGGCGCTCAGGTAACCGGGATTGAGCATGATCTGAAACGGAGCGTTACTGCCATTGGCGGCCATACTGAAGGCACGGAGCATATGGTGGGTCAATCGCATATTGACATCGCTTGGCTGTGGCCCGTCCGGGAAACCGTACGTAAAACAAGCCGGACCTTCTCCACCATGGATGCGCTGATGAATGAATATCCCGAATTTAAGTACGCGCAGAGCCAGCCTTTGTTATACCAATTCCTGAAGGATCATGATCCTGAGCTGTACGAGAGAGTGAAGGCTAGAATCAAGGAAGGACGCTGGGAGCTTGTCGGCGGGATGTGGGTCGAACCGGACCTGAACATTCCGAGCGGGGAGTCCCTCATGCGTCAATTGCTATACGGGCAAGGCTTCTATCAAGAAGAGTTTGGCCGGACATCGCATATTGAATGGCTGCCGGATACATTCGGATATTGTGCATCGCTGCCTCAGATCTTGAAGCATGGCGGCATTCGTTATTTCATGACAACTAAGCTTGGCTGGAACGATACGAATGTGTTTCCTTATGACCTGTTCCATTGGGTTGGGATCGATGGAACACCGATGTTATCCTATCTCAATCATGGCGTGAACGAGAACACGCTGCCCAAAGATGTTCACGAGCATTGGCAGTCATACCGCCAAAGAGCCGTTCATCCGGAGCAGATGCTGCTGTATGGACACGGTGACGGCGGAGGCGGCGTAACCCGCGAAATGTTGGAATATATCGACCGTGCCGAGCTTATGGTCGGTCAACCGGCCAGCAAGTATAGCACAGCTGCCGAGTTTTTCGGCGGGATTGAGGATGCACAGCCGAAGCTGCCCCAGTGGCGCGGGGATTTGTACCTCGAGCTTCATCGCGGCACCTATACAACGCATGCGCGGAACAAGCGTCATAACCGGAAAGCGGAAATCCTGTACCACGAGGCGGAGTTATGGAATTCGGTGGCATTTCCGTCGATGAGCAATGAGCAGCAGCAGGCGATTATGGGCGAGCTGCATGACGGCTGGAAGTTGATTTTGCTGAATCAATTTCATGATATTATCCCGGGCTCTGCCATTACGGAGTCTTACGTTACTTCTGAGAAGGAATACGCAGAGGTGTTCCAAAAAGGAAATCAAAGCCTCCGTCTTGGGCTTCAGGTATTGGCGGATCAGGCCGATACAGAAGGGGAAGGCATTCCGTATGTCGTCTTTAACGGACTTGGATGGAGCAGAGATGCCGTCATTTCGATTGAAGGAGAGCAGGGCCTTGCGCCGTATGATTCGGATGGAGCGCTGCTGCAGTACGATGCGCGAACAGAAGGAAACAGTAAAACTTCTCACCGCTTGAATGTTCATGTTCAATGCATCCCGGCTTTGGGATACAAGACCATTTGGTTGAAGCCTTTGGCAGGAAACAAGGCGGTGGCGGAGAATTCTACTACAGTGTTCGCAGATTCCTGGGAAACGGATTATTATAAGGTCAGCTTTAATGAGCGTGGGGAAATCACGAGCCTGTGGGATAAAGAGGCCAATCGGGAAGTGGTCAAGCCGGGCGAAGCCGCAAACCGCTTCCACTTCTTCCATGACCGTCCGACGCTGTGGGACGCATGGGACATCGATACCCGTTACGAGGAGCAATTAGCCGGAGAGGCGGAGCTGATCGAGAAGAAGCTCGTGCAAGCGGGTGAGGTACAGGATGTGCTGCGTTTCCGCTGGCGTATCCATAACTCGGAGATCATACAGGATATGATTTTTTATCATCATGACCGGCGGATCGACTTCAAGACGCAAGTCAGCTGGAACGAATCACACAAACTGCTGAAAGTCGGCTTCCCAATCGGGGTCGTTGCCGATAAGGCTACGTATGAGATTCCGTTCGGAACCATCGAGAGACCGACCCATCGTAATACAAGCTGGGAACAGGCGCAATATGAAGTCTGTGGCCACCGTTTCGCGGATGTGTCGGAGCATGGATACGGCGTCAGCCTCATCAACGACTGCAAGTACGGGTATGACATTCAGGACAGCACGATCCGGTTATCCCTGCTGCGCGCACCGAAATGGCCCGATGCCACGGCAGACTTGGGTGAGCATGAGTTCACGTATTCCTTATACCCGCATAACGGAGACTGGAGAAGTGCCGGAATCGTCCGTAAAGCTGCCGAGCTCAATCATGAGCTTCCTTGCGTAAGAACAAGTTCGAATCAGGGTACCCGGCCTGCTGTTC
Above is a window of Paenibacillus sp. FSL K6-1330 DNA encoding:
- a CDS encoding response regulator transcription factor, with the translated sequence MYKVFIVDDEPFIIEGLVDVVDWSKYGIEVVGHAENGRQALEKMAVIPVDILITDISMPVMTGLELIEGARKLNRNLKVIILSGFDDFAYLKEGMRLGIENYLLKPINLKELEETIASTTDKMNKSRREMRLDEYDINVLRSNILYRWITDRIEPEELEERTTLLGLNLNLPYVMASILRADFTPLENSLYQLMDQEPGVLYFRDNDGDHVVIFMMKDPDTEKARAIRLLQQVREQCYEEELSISLGSVESLGGNYKDSYLHAKEAQEYYLVLEQPSYVDYVDVQAKKGEAAESYSVQWPEYAKGIAGRDKQVLFDLIDSDFDRLRHTQGMIPTTLKSIAVEMVIRLKLELNDIQYTAAPDFVKNTITDIMDSVSIDDLITAVKDGVGGLVDSLNNDVKSPVIQQILHHIQHHYNEDLSLKVLGAQYHIHPVYLGHLFHKETGENFTEYINRYRIERAKELLRNSSTKVQDIAKNVGYWETGYFYKQFKKFVGVSPRDFRGML
- a CDS encoding ABC transporter substrate-binding protein, whose protein sequence is MSKSKKKWLLPLTLLLSASMLLSACGGNKESAGNGGGTAEKPVELIWYTIGTPQKDVDKVEEEINKYTAEKIGVTVDMKMIDFGDYNQKMQVMAASGEPMDILFTSSWAFDYVQNARKGAFMEMDELIESHGQGIKDAIDPAFLEGSKVDGHNYAIPANKELPAQEAWRFNKTLLDKYNLDISNVKSMESLEPLLKTIKEKEPNVVPLALSKDFGPLLPFDYIIEKMPMAVYLDDKEDLKVVNFLEMPETMDMLKLMNKYYKAGYISPEAATTTSTQDLMTSGNWFADRAATQPFADNLWSQSYGYPVVSTPAGDATIFNWSVMGSMQAISANSKYPEKAMEFLNLLNTDVYLRNLVDSGIEGVHYKKLSENVMENLPESKNYDMPTFALGNVMLTYLNPEDPENKWEEFKKFNESGQAAPLLGFNFDPTKVSTELAAVNNVKEEFWAPLMTGTVNPEEFLPKANQKLKAAGLDKIIAEAQSQIDAWKASK
- a CDS encoding ABC transporter permease subunit, with product MGQFFKNIMTNKAMLFMVLPGTLWFLLFSYLPMFGTIIAFKEYRFSRDGFWASIVNSEWVGFQNFKFLFSTNDAYIITRNTVLYNFVFIILGLILSVVLAIVLSEIVNKKLAKVYQTGMFLPYFLSWVIVGYFAFSFLSMDKGMLNQILGWFGMEPVQWYSEAKYWPIFLTLISLWKSVGYNSVVYLAAIMGIDKSLYEAAMIDGANKWQQIKAITLPMLKPLMTILTLLAIGKIFYADFGLFYQVPRDSGTLYSVTNVIDTYVYRGLKTTGEIGMSTAAGLYQSVVGFILVMVSNYIVRKYDKDNALF
- a CDS encoding carbohydrate ABC transporter permease, producing the protein MKDFHQLSSGWNVVFNLIAGIFSFLCVFPFLFVMIISFTDEGALARNGYQIWPEKWSLEAYKYVFQTGDTLLRSYGVTIFVTVVGTLISLFIISLYAYAISRKGFRYRNFFAFFAFFTMLFNGGLVPTYIVATQLLGLKDSIWALILPLALNAFYIMILRTFYSTSVPDAIIESGKIDGASEFKIFYKLVLPLSLPGLATIGLFSTLGYWNDWFNALLYIDDPNLVPLQSMLMRIETSMQFILQNSQNSSLSMAALQSMPQDTSRMAMVVLATGPIILAYPFFQRYFIQGLTIGAVKE
- a CDS encoding glycoside hydrolase family 3 N-terminal domain-containing protein translates to MTYKDSSKPIAERVEHLLGLMNLKEKVGQLIQPFGWKTYEVNKGRITLTDSFKEQVKNGGVGSLYGTLRADPWTGVTLETGLSPREGAEAVNHIQRYAIEESRLGIPILIGEECSHGHMAIGGTVFPVPLSIGSTWNVDLYRDMCRAVALETRSQGGAVTYSPVLDVVRDPRWGRTEECFGEDPYLISEYAVASVEGLQGDSLDSPNSVAATLKHFVGYGSSEGGRNAGPVHMGTRELMEVDMLPFKKAVEAGAASIMPAYNEIDGVPCTVNTELLDGILRKEWGFDGMVITDCGAIDMLASGHDTAEDGMDAAVEALRAGIDMEMSGEMFGKHLLNAIELNKLEIAVLDEAVRRVLTLKFKLGLFEKPYVDPQVAEEVIGSQQHVELARQLAAEGIVLLKNEGQALPLSNESGVIAVIGPNADQGYNQLGDYTSPQPPASVTTVLGGIRAKLEDEAERVLYAPGCRIKDDSREGFEFALACADQADTVVMVLGGSSARDFGEGTIDLRTGASKVTDDALSDMDCGEGIDRMTLQLSGVQLELAQEIHKLGKRMIVVYINGRPIAEPWIDEHADAILEAWYPGQEGGHAVADILFGDVNPSGKLTMSIPKHVGQLPVYYNGKRSRGKRYLEEDSQPRYPFGYGLSYTEFSYSDIQITPEVIRTGETAVVSVNVTNSGDREGSEVVQLYVSDVASKYTRPARELKGFRKISLQPGERSKVEFTIGTEQLQYIGQNYKQVVEPGLFRIMVGRHVNDTLSADLTVQEG
- a CDS encoding alpha-mannosidase; this encodes MERIRRFIRELSERQWLESVELGEWNITRATYMVPGVYEDKAPYTEGQDFNRFPSTQGTTYFFRRNLEWPTHWVDGAIGLVFHSGGEGLLRINGVSYQGLDRNHTFVKLDPKRTGLNMELEIELYDPIPEPVDPLNQQAVIQPPITKVQSLLVKVNVSVQSLMYTATVIRDSLILLPDSDMRRIRLMEALYQAMDRFVSLDDAAIRDGAQVTGIEHDLKRSVTAIGGHTEGTEHMVGQSHIDIAWLWPVRETVRKTSRTFSTMDALMNEYPEFKYAQSQPLLYQFLKDHDPELYERVKARIKEGRWELVGGMWVEPDLNIPSGESLMRQLLYGQGFYQEEFGRTSHIEWLPDTFGYCASLPQILKHGGIRYFMTTKLGWNDTNVFPYDLFHWVGIDGTPMLSYLNHGVNENTLPKDVHEHWQSYRQRAVHPEQMLLYGHGDGGGGVTREMLEYIDRAELMVGQPASKYSTAAEFFGGIEDAQPKLPQWRGDLYLELHRGTYTTHARNKRHNRKAEILYHEAELWNSVAFPSMSNEQQQAIMGELHDGWKLILLNQFHDIIPGSAITESYVTSEKEYAEVFQKGNQSLRLGLQVLADQADTEGEGIPYVVFNGLGWSRDAVISIEGEQGLAPYDSDGALLQYDARTEGNSKTSHRLNVHVQCIPALGYKTIWLKPLAGNKAVAENSTTVFADSWETDYYKVSFNERGEITSLWDKEANREVVKPGEAANRFHFFHDRPTLWDAWDIDTRYEEQLAGEAELIEKKLVQAGEVQDVLRFRWRIHNSEIIQDMIFYHHDRRIDFKTQVSWNESHKLLKVGFPIGVVADKATYEIPFGTIERPTHRNTSWEQAQYEVCGHRFADVSEHGYGVSLINDCKYGYDIQDSTIRLSLLRAPKWPDATADLGEHEFTYSLYPHNGDWRSAGIVRKAAELNHELPCVRTSSNQGTRPAVHSFIPFESHHVILDTVKPAEDGSGYILRMYESAGGRDNAAVSWPYPYESVHLSNALEEELEQLDTAEGRLTLRFMPYEIKTIKLTTHHT